The proteins below come from a single Vicinamibacterales bacterium genomic window:
- the mreD gene encoding rod shape-determining protein MreD, translating into MRSAAVVLGIVGALALQTTLSGMLTGGAIAVNLVLVAVVFLALSYGAVTGTLVGMIGGLAQDALAGGIVGLGGMTKTVIGFFVGVLSAQFNLSTTVPRLVMFAAATVVHQVVFEGLHALIGGRPLALQWSAVLIQALANALLGIVAFFIVEKGPEAAQRRRTGRSTLSQRRF; encoded by the coding sequence GTGAGGTCGGCGGCGGTGGTCCTGGGGATCGTCGGCGCGCTCGCGCTGCAGACGACGCTGTCGGGGATGCTGACGGGCGGCGCCATCGCGGTCAACCTGGTGCTGGTCGCGGTCGTGTTCCTCGCGCTCTCGTACGGGGCGGTGACCGGGACGCTGGTCGGCATGATCGGCGGCCTGGCGCAGGACGCGCTGGCGGGCGGGATTGTCGGGCTCGGCGGGATGACGAAAACCGTGATCGGCTTTTTCGTCGGCGTCCTGTCCGCCCAGTTCAACCTGTCGACGACGGTGCCGCGGCTGGTGATGTTCGCCGCCGCGACGGTCGTCCACCAGGTGGTGTTCGAGGGGCTGCACGCGCTGATTGGCGGACGGCCGCTGGCACTGCAGTGGTCCGCGGTGCTGATACAGGCGCTGGCCAACGCGCTGCTCGGGATCGTGGCATTCTTTATCGTGGAGAAGGGGCCGGAAGCGGCGCAGCGCCGCCGCACCGGCCGATCGACGCTGTCGCAGCGGAGATTCTGA
- the mreC gene encoding rod shape-determining protein MreC, which produces MLDIRKRTGWIFFGAMIAQILLVSAQVQTKSGVRALNAVTFEVFSRIEHGTASFVKGGQGFWGNYIGLRGVKAENDALKKRVAELEVQLQQEHALAARSQRLQALMDLKSQATVPTLAAEVIAGNPDPIMRTITIDRGSADGVLPDMAVIAPGGVVGRVIGPVARHAARVQLIIDRNAAAGAIIERTRTGGMVVGAESNPPLRMELVSNLADVQPGDAVVASGVDGIYPKGYAIGRIEKAERGSGLYYTIEVRPTVDFSGIEEVLVVMAPARPATVEEPVKPAEPAKPGGPK; this is translated from the coding sequence ATGCTTGACATCCGCAAGCGGACCGGCTGGATCTTCTTCGGCGCGATGATCGCGCAGATCCTGCTGGTGTCCGCGCAGGTGCAGACCAAGTCCGGCGTGCGGGCGCTGAACGCGGTGACCTTCGAGGTGTTCTCGCGGATCGAGCACGGCACCGCCTCCTTCGTGAAGGGCGGCCAGGGCTTCTGGGGGAACTACATCGGCCTGCGCGGCGTGAAAGCGGAGAACGACGCGCTCAAGAAGCGGGTCGCCGAGCTGGAAGTGCAGCTGCAGCAGGAGCACGCGCTGGCGGCGCGATCGCAGCGGCTGCAGGCGCTGATGGATCTGAAGTCGCAGGCGACGGTGCCGACGCTGGCCGCGGAGGTGATCGCCGGCAACCCGGATCCGATCATGCGGACGATCACGATCGATCGCGGCAGCGCCGACGGCGTGCTGCCCGACATGGCGGTGATCGCGCCCGGCGGCGTGGTCGGACGCGTCATCGGCCCGGTGGCACGGCATGCGGCGCGCGTGCAGCTGATCATCGATCGCAACGCCGCCGCGGGAGCGATCATCGAGCGCACGCGCACCGGCGGCATGGTGGTCGGCGCCGAATCGAATCCGCCGCTGCGCATGGAACTGGTCTCGAACCTGGCCGACGTCCAGCCCGGTGACGCGGTCGTCGCCTCCGGCGTCGACGGGATCTATCCGAAGGGCTACGCCATCGGCAGGATCGAGAAGGCGGAGCGGGGCAGCGGCCTCTACTACACGATCGAGGTGCGGCCCACGGTCGACTTCTCGGGGATCGAGGAAGTGCTGGTGGTGATGGCGCCGGCGCGGCCGGCGACGGTCGAAGAACCGGTGAAGCCCGCCGAGCCGGCGAAGCCCGGCGGGCCGAAGTGA